A single region of the Lycium barbarum isolate Lr01 chromosome 2, ASM1917538v2, whole genome shotgun sequence genome encodes:
- the LOC132627584 gene encoding protein DETOXIFICATION 27-like: MLQLNRRMNSTIANEPLLHTNTTVLEENHFKDRVEEESKADNLVKLTFQESNKIWEIAGPSIFSRLAMFSLTVITQSFAGHLGTRDLAAISIATTLFISITFGFLLGMASALETLCGQAYGAKQYPLLGVYLQRSWVVLFFSSLVLLPLFVFAESILVLLGQPEEVAKLTGKVAIWLIPMHLSFPFQFTLLRFLQCQLKTSVIAWVSGGTLALHMVLCWIFLYKLGFGIVGTALILDFSWWISVLGFFAYIVSGGCPHSWTGFSTQAFVGLWDFLKLAVASRVMLLLENIYFRVLVIVSGHMNNTEVAVDALSICITIIGWESMIPLGLLAATGVRVANELGAGNGNRAKFATKVALLNTLALGILFWLIVTVFPDKLSMIFTSSTPVIKMVGGFAFLLATTILCNCVQPVLSGVAVGSGWQAHVAYVNLGSYYLVGVPLGIYFGWSLNFGLPGLWYGMIMGTVVQTLILAIMTIRCQWTI, from the exons ATGCTGCAACTCAATAGAAGAATGAACTCAACCATAGCAAATGAGCCCCTTTTACACACAAACACAACAGTCTTGGAGGAAAATCACTTCAAAGACAGAGTAGAGGAAGAATCAAAAGCAGATAATTTAGTGAAACTCACATTTCAAGAATCAAACAAGATATGGGAAATTGCTGGACCTTCCATTTTCAGCCGACTGGCAATGTTCTCTCTAACTGTCATCACTCAGTCCTTTGCTGGTCACTTGGGTACCCGTGACCTGGCTGCCATTTCCATTGCCACCACTCTCTTCATCTCCATTACTTTCGGATTCTTG CTGGGAATGGCAAGTGCTCTGGAGACACTGTGTGGACAGGCTTATGGGGCGAAGCAATACCCCTTGTTGGGTGTATACTTGCAGCGTTCTTGGGTCGTATTGTTCTTCAGCTCTCTAGTACTATTGCCTCTTTTTGTATTTGCTGAGTCTATATTGGTGCTTCTGGGGCAGCCAGAAGAAGTGGCTAAATTGACTGGAAAGGTTGCAATTTGGCTGATCCCTATGCACTTGAGCTTTCCTTTTCAATTTACCTTGTTAAGGTTCCTGCAGTGCCAGCTAAAAACATCAGTAATTGCTTGGGTATCTGGTGGTACACTTGCTCTTCATATGGTTTTATGTTGGATTTTTCTTTATAAATTGGGATTTGGAATTGTTGGGACTGCCCTCATTCTTGATTTCTCTTGGTGGATTTCTGTGTTGGGCTTTTTCGCTTACATTGTTTCTGGTGGGTGCCCTCATTCTTGGACTGGTTTCTCGACGCAAGCGTTTGTTGGTCTTTGGGATTTCCTTAAACTTGCTGTGGCTTCTAGGGTGATGCTACT GTTGGAGAATATTTATTTTAGAGTGCTAGTTATCGTGTCTGGGCACATGAACAATACTGAGGTTGCAGTTGATGCGCTCTCTATCTG TATTACCATCATCGGGTGGGAATCCATGATTCCACTTGGACTTTTGGCAGCAACAGG GGTACGCGTCGCAAATGAACTTGGAGCTGGAAATGGAAACCGTGCGAAGTTTGCCACAAAAGTTGCATTGTTGAACACTTTAGCATTGGGAATTTTGTTTTGGTTAATTGTTACGGTCTTTCCTGATAAGCTTTCTATGATCTTCACCTCAAGCACTCCTGTCATCAAAATGGTGGGTGGATTTGCATTCTTGTTGGCAACCACAATCCTTTGTAATTGTGTTCAACCAGTTCTTTCAG GCGTAGCAGTTGGATCTGGTTGGCAGGCACATGTGGCATATGTCAACTTAGGCAGCTATTATTTAGTAGGAGTTCCCCTCGGTATCTATTTTGGATGGTCACTAAACTTTGGGTTACCG GGCTTATGGTACGGTATGATCATGGGGACAGTAGTTCAAACCTTGATTTTAGCGATTATGACCATCAGATGTCAATGGACCATATAA